Proteins from a genomic interval of Streptomyces sp. NBC_00820:
- a CDS encoding MFS transporter produces the protein MNESEAQGTGDGALHGKGRRGGVAEIRSHPRTFERGGDDDRRGGVAFALLASVQFVLILAMSVLNVVLPEIQREFGLDRAQLALLGASYGMSFSGLLLLGGRLSGRYGNRRVLLAGTFVFGASSALAAVSTGLWTLLAARFVQGAGAALAVPAAMALVSVVHPGPARYARAMAVWGGLTASGGTAGMLLSGLVASGNCWRWAFALPVAVAAVTLAATPRLVPEGPAPRPGDLDALGAVLVTAGIALLGYGLVEAPERGWTSPVALGALTGGAVLLAAFAVTEARVAQPLLPLSFPASPRRATALLAVFLGAAGITTVFFMLALYFQQVRGYSPLQTSAAFVPFGLTLVVGGLCGGGLVQRFGSRAVLTAGLALAGLGLVALGRIGADTPYTGVLLAGLVLFPAGVAPVFAAATVAATADVPREQAALAGAVVSTALEAGPAVGLAVLVTLAAGHTAGLEHTGTGTASAQTAGYGFAFTVASVAFAAAAACAAFVLRPHPQPHPPRTGG, from the coding sequence GTGAACGAGAGCGAGGCCCAGGGCACCGGAGACGGTGCCCTGCACGGGAAGGGGCGACGAGGCGGCGTGGCCGAGATCCGCAGTCATCCGCGCACATTCGAGCGCGGCGGCGACGACGACCGGCGCGGAGGCGTGGCCTTCGCCCTGCTGGCGTCGGTCCAGTTCGTGCTCATCCTCGCCATGAGCGTGCTCAACGTCGTACTCCCCGAGATCCAGCGCGAGTTCGGCCTCGACCGCGCCCAACTCGCCCTCCTCGGTGCGTCGTACGGCATGTCGTTCAGCGGACTGCTGCTCCTGGGCGGCCGGCTGTCCGGCCGGTACGGCAACCGCCGGGTTCTCCTCGCCGGCACCTTCGTGTTCGGCGCGAGTTCGGCGCTGGCGGCGGTGTCCACGGGGCTGTGGACGCTGCTGGCCGCGCGGTTCGTCCAGGGGGCCGGTGCCGCGCTGGCCGTGCCCGCCGCCATGGCGCTGGTGAGCGTCGTCCACCCCGGGCCCGCGCGGTACGCCCGCGCCATGGCGGTCTGGGGCGGCCTGACGGCCTCCGGCGGCACCGCCGGCATGCTCCTGTCGGGCCTGGTGGCCTCGGGGAACTGCTGGCGCTGGGCGTTCGCCCTGCCGGTCGCGGTGGCGGCGGTGACCCTCGCCGCGACCCCGCGGCTCGTCCCCGAAGGACCGGCTCCCCGTCCCGGAGACCTGGACGCCCTGGGAGCCGTCCTCGTGACCGCCGGGATCGCCCTGCTCGGCTACGGCCTCGTGGAGGCGCCGGAACGCGGGTGGACCTCCCCTGTCGCGCTCGGCGCTCTCACCGGCGGCGCCGTCCTGCTGGCGGCCTTCGCCGTCACCGAGGCGCGTGTGGCACAGCCGCTGCTGCCGCTGTCCTTCCCCGCCTCGCCGCGCAGGGCGACGGCGCTGCTCGCGGTCTTCCTGGGCGCCGCCGGGATCACCACCGTCTTCTTCATGCTCGCCCTGTACTTCCAGCAGGTGCGCGGGTATTCGCCGCTTCAGACGTCGGCGGCGTTCGTCCCCTTCGGCCTCACCCTGGTCGTCGGCGGCCTGTGCGGCGGCGGGCTCGTCCAGCGCTTCGGCTCGCGCGCAGTCCTGACCGCCGGTCTGGCGCTCGCCGGGCTTGGGCTGGTGGCGCTGGGCCGGATCGGCGCGGACACGCCGTACACCGGGGTGCTGCTGGCGGGGCTCGTGCTCTTCCCCGCCGGGGTGGCCCCGGTGTTCGCCGCGGCCACCGTCGCCGCGACGGCGGACGTCCCGCGGGAGCAGGCCGCACTGGCCGGCGCCGTGGTCAGCACCGCGCTGGAAGCGGGCCCGGCCGTCGGCCTCGCCGTACTGGTGACGCTGGCCGCGGGACACACCGCCGGCCTGGAGCACACGGGCACCGGTACGGCGTCCGCCCAGACCGCCGGCTACGGCTTCGCCTTCACCGTCGCCTCCGTGGCCTTCGCCGCGGCCGCGGCCTGCGCGGCCTTCGTCCTGCGCCCGCACCCGCAGCCACACCCGCCCCGCACGGGCGGCTGA
- a CDS encoding transposase family protein, translating into MTGATPSARTREPRIHSTTPSNGTAARASLQLSHLDAVAGIEVPEGATRIAAVLRELETRGYLRRTRERTPNGRVVTRTVSCNQTGHHEKASVGPLMLKVAGRRTPLVSGDLPEPQSLGEQVMDERVMHSGAFGELPGRLVVLVGRRVCGLPLGFVLRHRGGKAAQTEGSQVGRAGPSPAAAAYCGWSRCPGARRGRRRPAGVAAITHARQSGLVKLPANGPAVEILADAGYQGLGAQTGGRVVTPPHRKFKKNPPDWYEEMHERQRKAHSSRRIRVEHGITHLKNWRALARHHGRREYMSDTIQAVAGLLSHQQTVSLPAGPRM; encoded by the coding sequence GTGACCGGAGCCACCCCGTCCGCACGCACACGCGAACCCCGCATTCACAGCACCACACCCTCAAACGGAACGGCAGCACGGGCCTCGCTGCAGCTTTCACACCTGGATGCGGTCGCGGGGATCGAGGTTCCCGAGGGCGCAACCCGTATCGCCGCGGTCCTGCGCGAACTCGAAACCCGCGGCTACCTGCGCCGTACCCGCGAACGCACCCCAAACGGCCGGGTCGTCACCCGCACGGTCTCCTGCAACCAGACGGGACACCACGAAAAGGCATCAGTCGGACCTCTGATGCTGAAAGTTGCGGGGCGTCGTACCCCCCTTGTGTCGGGCGATCTCCCGGAGCCCCAGTCCCTGGGCGAGCAGGTCATGGACGAGCGCGTGATGCACTCTGGCGCGTTCGGCGAACTTCCCGGACGGCTCGTCGTCCTCGTGGGTCGGCGCGTCTGCGGTCTCCCACTCGGGTTCGTACTCAGGCACCGGGGTGGGAAGGCCGCGCAGACAGAGGGGTCGCAGGTGGGTCGGGCAGGTCCATCACCCGCCGCAGCAGCGTATTGCGGCTGGTCACGATGCCCGGGTGCGCGGCGAGGCCGACGCCGGCCCGCCGGCGTCGCGGCCATCACCCACGCCCGCCAGTCGGGTCTGGTCAAACTGCCGGCCAACGGCCCTGCGGTGGAGATCCTCGCCGATGCCGGGTACCAGGGACTGGGCGCACAGACCGGCGGCCGTGTGGTGACGCCGCCGCACCGCAAGTTCAAGAAGAACCCGCCCGATTGGTACGAGGAGATGCACGAACGCCAGCGCAAGGCCCACTCCTCGCGCCGCATCCGAGTCGAGCACGGCATCACGCATCTGAAGAACTGGCGAGCCCTCGCCCGCCATCACGGCCGCCGCGAGTACATGAGCGACACCATCCAAGCCGTGGCCGGCCTGCTCTCTCACCAGCAGACCGTCAGCCTGCCCGCCGGTCCGCGAATGTGA
- a CDS encoding ISAzo13 family transposase, whose amino-acid sequence MRIPDETRDQLAIKFGGLFPHLDERQRRLMLGAEARILGHGGIRAVARAAQVSETTVRKGVDELEAGEESLGRVRRAGGGRKKAVDLDPGLRPALLALVEPDERGDPMSPLRWTVKSTRTLAATLTRQGHRVCADTVGDLLREEGFSLQAGAKTLEGKQHPDRDAQFRYINERATEHMVGGQPVISVDAKKKELVGDYKNAGRQWRPEGEPVQVKTHHFPDRQGPGKAIPYGIYDVAANTGWVSVGTDHDTAAFAVASIQRWWQARGRHDYPQATRLLITADAGGSNGYRTRAWKTELAALAAETGLDITVCHMPPGTSKWNKIEHRLFSHISMNWRGRPLTSHDVIVNSIAATTTHTGLKVHAELDPGTYDTGIKVTDSDSDSDSDIDALPMHRHRFHGDWNYTLHPRPRDTTSAAKKPRPAGGPSPQPCAWRLRNPELTGMPEPMLDELICQLDGKLDELRERGRLQQRGGERIRARGAGAKDKLTTADRVLATLLYLRKIGTRDLLAQLFGVNGSTLTRAVHQVQPLLAVHGCTIPPSTARFRTPADIAAFLANSSPTEIKPAC is encoded by the coding sequence ATGCGCATACCTGACGAGACTCGAGATCAACTCGCCATCAAGTTCGGGGGGTTGTTCCCGCATCTGGACGAGCGGCAGCGGCGGCTGATGCTGGGGGCTGAGGCCCGAATCCTGGGCCACGGCGGTATCCGGGCGGTCGCGCGGGCGGCCCAGGTCAGCGAGACGACGGTTCGCAAGGGGGTGGACGAGTTGGAGGCCGGCGAGGAGTCTTTGGGACGGGTCCGCAGGGCCGGTGGTGGCCGGAAGAAGGCTGTGGACCTTGATCCGGGTCTCCGGCCCGCGCTGCTGGCACTGGTGGAACCTGACGAGCGGGGCGATCCGATGTCGCCATTGCGCTGGACGGTGAAGTCGACCAGGACCCTCGCGGCCACGCTCACCCGCCAGGGGCACAGGGTGTGCGCGGACACGGTCGGAGACCTGCTGCGTGAGGAGGGCTTCAGCCTGCAGGCCGGCGCCAAGACGCTCGAGGGCAAGCAGCATCCGGACCGTGACGCCCAGTTCCGCTACATCAACGAGCGGGCGACAGAGCACATGGTCGGCGGGCAGCCGGTGATCAGCGTGGACGCGAAGAAGAAGGAACTCGTCGGCGACTACAAGAACGCCGGGCGTCAGTGGCGGCCCGAGGGTGAGCCGGTACAGGTCAAGACGCACCACTTCCCGGACCGGCAGGGACCGGGCAAGGCGATCCCATACGGGATCTACGACGTCGCCGCGAACACCGGATGGGTCAGCGTCGGCACTGACCACGACACCGCCGCGTTCGCCGTCGCCTCCATCCAACGCTGGTGGCAGGCCCGTGGCAGACACGACTACCCGCAGGCCACCCGTCTGCTGATCACCGCAGACGCAGGTGGCTCCAACGGCTACCGCACCCGCGCCTGGAAGACTGAACTCGCAGCCCTGGCCGCCGAGACGGGCTTGGACATCACGGTCTGCCACATGCCGCCGGGCACCTCGAAGTGGAACAAGATCGAACACCGGCTGTTCTCCCACATCTCCATGAACTGGCGAGGCCGCCCGCTGACCAGCCATGACGTCATCGTGAACAGCATCGCAGCGACCACCACCCACACTGGGCTGAAAGTCCACGCCGAACTCGACCCGGGCACCTACGACACCGGCATCAAGGTCACCGACAGCGACAGCGACAGCGACAGCGACATCGACGCCCTGCCCATGCACCGGCACCGCTTCCACGGCGACTGGAACTACACCCTCCATCCACGACCTCGCGACACCACCAGCGCAGCCAAGAAGCCGCGGCCGGCCGGCGGCCCGTCCCCGCAGCCCTGCGCCTGGCGTCTGCGCAACCCGGAGCTGACCGGCATGCCCGAACCGATGCTGGACGAACTCATCTGCCAACTGGACGGAAAGCTGGATGAGTTACGTGAGCGAGGACGGCTTCAGCAGCGAGGAGGTGAACGCATCCGTGCTCGCGGCGCAGGGGCCAAGGACAAGCTGACCACCGCCGACAGAGTCCTGGCCACTTTGCTCTACCTGCGCAAAATCGGCACCCGAGACCTGCTCGCCCAGCTCTTCGGAGTCAACGGCAGCACACTCACCAGAGCCGTTCACCAAGTCCAGCCCCTCCTGGCCGTGCACGGCTGCACCATCCCACCCTCGACAGCCCGGTTCCGCACACCCGCCGACATCGCCGCGTTCCTCGCGAACAGCAGCCCCACAGAGATCAAACCCGCATGTTGA